A single window of Populus nigra chromosome 17, ddPopNigr1.1, whole genome shotgun sequence DNA harbors:
- the LOC133676869 gene encoding uncharacterized protein LOC133676869 has translation MPCLNISTNVNLDGVNTSAILSEASSQVAKIIKKPESYVMIVLKGSVPISFGGTEQPAAYGELVSVGGLNSDVNKKLSSAIATILESKLSVPKSRFFLKFFDAKGSHFGWNGSTF, from the exons ATGCCTTGCTTGAACATTTCGACGAACGTTAATCTTGATGGCGTCAACACATCTGCCATCCTCTCTGAAGCCTCCTCTCAAGTagccaaaatcatcaaaaaaccCGAGTCT TATGTGATGATTGTGTTGAAGGGCTCAGTTCCAATTTCATTTGGAGGAACCGAGCAGCCAGCAGCTTATGGTGAACTGGTATCTGTTGGTGGCCTTAACAGTGATGTGAACAAGAAACTGAGTTCTGCAATTGCAACAATTCTTGAGTCAAAGCTGTCGGTGCCCAAGTCACGgttcttcctcaaattttttGATGCCAAG GGTTCCCACTTTGGTTGGAATGGTTCCACCTTCTAA